From the genome of Triticum aestivum cultivar Chinese Spring chromosome 1A, IWGSC CS RefSeq v2.1, whole genome shotgun sequence:
CTCTTTATTGATGACGCTTGCTGTTATGCTGCCTTGATtttgtggggccttagcacgataaCTTTCTGACTGTCTAATACAACAAACTTTGCTCGGCTCTGCTGAGGTAGGACGATGACAGCAGCGTGCCTTAGGCTCGGTCAGGTGCTTGTAGTAATTGCTAGATGGTCCACGTACTTGGATCTAATTCTTGTTACTTCTAGTGctctttgtactaccttgacaaGTGATGAATAGACCGTAAATTTTTCTTGCAAAAAAAATCCTAGAGCGGGAATTATGTCAGCTTTTAGCCATGAAAAATAGGAGTTGGTGAAGAAAAGGGTTGCATGCATTCTCCATCTCCCCCACCCCACTCCAAAGGCTTTTATTTAATTTCATTGCAACATTTTGAATGATTGATAAATTTTAAAccaaatttatttatttataattcTTCATATATTTGAATTCAAGGCGATAAGACCTTTAAAACAAGAGTGATCTTGGATAGATTTTAACTACTTTGAATTTTACTGATTAAATTATATTTCAATTTATGTTTGTTTCACACACTAAAAACCAATTTCACATATTTGAAATAGTCAATTTCACTCATTTCAACATACTAATTTCACTCAACTCAAGCAACTGATTTATCCAGTCTCAAGAACTGATTCGAgtattttaaaaaatatgtttCACTCACTTCAAACATTTCGATAGGCTGGTTTCACTCGCTTCAGAAAACTGGCTTCActcttttcaaaaatatatttgattGATTCACTTATTTAGAAACACTAATTTTCACTCAATACAAAATATTGatttcagtcatttcaaaaaaCTTATTTCACTGGTTAACCTATTTAGAAACACTAATTGCACTTCATACAAAATTTTGATTTCACTCTTTTCAATACACCAATGTCACTCCTTGCAAAAGACTTATTTCACtcaattaaaaataataatttccTTCATTTTTGAAACAACAGATCTCACTCATTTCAGAAAACATATTTCATCCATTTCAAAATAATTTATTCCACTTAATTCAAAAGCAAAAATCACTTATTTCCAAGAAGTGGTTTCAGTCATTTCAcacaatttgaaaaaatgtttgtacCCATAAAAAACTAATTTTACATATTTCTTTGAATAAAAAAATTATTTCACCCATTTCAAGATTTCACACATTTAAAGAAACACTCTTCTGAAAAAAAACAATTTCACATGTTTCAAACAAATTGATTTCACTCATTTTAAAATTTGATGTTTATGAAATATAACTGAGATTGAAATGTGAAATATTTATAGCAAGTGAAATAAGTTATGTCGCTCATTTACAATAAATAGTTTCAATCATTTCAAAAATGGAACACTAAAGTGAAATATGGATTATGAATATTTGTTATCACTTGTAAATATCTATTTCAGTTTTAATCAATCTGTGAAACGGAAAATTTTAAACGAGTTTATAATATATACAATACTGGTATTTTTTAAAAGGCTTGTCAGCATAATTTAAAAGTCCAAAAATTTAGATACCATTAGGGCAAGGTGGAAAGGGTGGGCCTCCCTCCTCCCATCTCCTTATTTTTACTATTATATGAGTATTTAGGCACATATATATCATATGATTATTTATATAATTTTACTAACGATTTTAAAATTCGATGAACCTGTATAGAGAAGGATTTCCCGCGGCACAATTCTTCCATACGATGCCGTATGAGGTGCGTGTCACCCGCTGCGCCAGAATCTTCGTGCTGGCAAATTGAGAATAAACTAGTAAGTTAATCTTCTTTTATGTCTCAAAAAAGTTAATCTTTTTTAATCAAAATTAGTAGCACTTTGTTATGTGGGGCTAGACCTACATGACACGGCTGAAACTTAAGAGGATAAGTATCCGTGGTGATGCTAGAAAGTCCGGGCAAGGGAGGGCATTGCCCACCCCGCCCAATTTTCCTTGTTCTAATAATTATAGTGAGTATTTAGGCACATATATCGCATGATTATTTGGACAACTTTACTAATGATTCTATAGGTCCATCAATTTAAATAGCATTatggcaaaaaaaaaacaagtgAATGGACATGGCTGACCATTCTTCTGCGATGACAAAATTAGGGATTTAGGTGTTTTGGAAATGAGAATAGACAGCTGATTCCAATCAAAATAGCAAAGGCCCCATCGAACTAATTGATCAACCTAAAGGATCAAATGTTAATACATTGAAAGTGCATCGCTCTCTTAAAAACATAGGACTAGGAATTGGATGTCGTAGCATATTGAGCCCTACAAGAATTAAAGAAACCAGAGATGCATGTTTTCTTATATATTATGCACATGCCATAGTTCTTGTTGAAACAAATAAAAATTCCATTGTGAAATTTTGCATGAGGTTGGACTGAATAGATTTTTTCCTTTAAAATTGTTTATGGTTTGCAATTCTCCACTCCAAGCAAGCTACGCATGAAAAATTCCTAAGAAATAGAATCATCCAAAATTCAGATGATATATTATGAATCAAAATTACTAAGAaatagaatcctccaaaattccgaTGATATATTATGAATCAAAGAGTTCCTTACCTAGGATTATGCAAAACTGAAAATGAATTATGAAAAAGTTCACGGTTTCGTGTATATGCTCACGCATCACACCCCAACTGAGCGCATGTGGTTGCTTACGTTTATACATTTCTTGTTGCATCGCATCTTGTTTGAATCATAGAGGAACATGGCGCAAAACCGGATACTTACAACTTTAAGGGTTATGTTTGGGTCATACATATATAAAGGTTGTCATCATTTGCCATACGTTTTTGTCACACATGCCTAAGCTTAGGCGATCAAATGAACGCCACACTTGAGGCAATCTTGTCACATTCTCTAAATAAATGACATGTGGGGTCTACACCTTCcgtttcctaaatataagtttttttagacatttcaaatggactacaacatatggatatatataaatatattttagagtatagatttgcttcgtatgtagtcacttgttggaatctctaaaaagatttatatttagaaatGAAAGGAGTAGTGTGCATTAAAGAGaaagggataagtatatttttcgtcctcgaACTCTTCCAAGAGTTTAGAAATCGTCCCTCAACTCGAAACCAGatagttttcgtccctcaactaTCAAAACCGGATAGTTTTCGTCCCTCGTGCCGCGGTGAATAGTAactcggtgaacagtaaaatcaaagaAATTGCAAAAAAAGTCAAAACGATCTAAAAAAATTACAGCATCAAAGATACTCTGGTGCGCAAGACCCATGCAAAATTTCGTGGTGTTTCGACATGCGAGCAGCTCGTGGCAAACAAAAAACTGTAAATATATACgtcggtgaacagtaaattcaaaaaaatagcaaacgaAATCAAAACAACatgaatttttttggcatcaaagaggcttgggtgTTCAACGTGCGTGCAAATTTTCGTGGTGTTTGGGCATTGTACGAACTCGtggaaaaaaacaaaatttggctcaaattattttttttgaaaaagtgcaCTATTTTGTTTTTTGGCTAGAGCTCCTCGTATGTCATTCGATCACGAAATTTTGCACGCATCTTACGTACATGAgcatctttgatgccaaaaaaattcataattttttttatttttttgctatttttttgaatttactgttcagcGACGTACATATTTACAGTTTTTTGTTTGTCACGAGCTGCTCGAATGTTGAAACATCACGAAATTTTGCACGGGTCTTGCGCACTAGAGTATCTTCGATGCTGTAAAATTTcagatttttctgattttttttgctatttttttgattttactgtttacCGAGTCACTATTCACCACGTACTAAAACCGCCCGAAGCGGCACGAGGGACCAAAACTATCCGGTTTTGATAGTTGAGAGACGAAAACTATCCGATTTTAAATTGAGGGACGATTTCTAAACTCTCGGAAAAGTTTGAGgatgaaaaatatacttatcccttaAAGAAATGATGCCACGAGTGTGACCGCAAACCAAACAACGAAACTTGTCTAACTCGCGACGTGACAAAGTGTGGCAAGCTTAGCATGCCAACCAAACAGCCCTTAGGCCTTGGCATTACACGTCGCGTCGATAAGTTTCAGTCGCCATGATCGTTGACAATTACGGATCAGTACTATGAGATGTTCGGTGGCCCGGCGGCTGAGGGGGGATAACGAAGAAGACCAGCGGTGGGCATGTATGTTCGCCGGCTTAGTCGTTAAGCTGTCGTGTGCTCATTTGTTAGCATGACCAGTACACACGAACAAGATACTGTAGCAGTGTAGCACACCAGTGTGGATGTTCCAGACAGGAGCACAAAGCCACTACAGGGAAATGGATGGTACTGTGCGTGCACTTGATCAGTATTGATTAACACCACGGAGCATTCATCAATTCCGGCCGCCGTTATCGTTGGCATTATGACGCTGTTACACGATCCAGCGTCTCCATCAAGATCCATTGCGTACTGGGTGATAGCGTGCATGTTGACGAGGTCTTGTAGTACGTCTACAACATTTGGACTTAAAATATAGTCGGCGTGGTTACTAGTGCTGCTCATCTAGAACCTTCATTAATCCATGAATTACCTGTTTTAAAACAGTTAGTTAAGGAATCTAAAAAAAACAGTTAGTTAAGCTCGAAGAAGAGACGGCCCGTATTACCACTTTCTAACTATGATTCTCACACTCCCTTCTAACTCTGTACTTCctatgtaaactaatataagagtgtttagattactaaattaatgatctaaacgcttttatattagtttatggagggagtactaaacaaaTCACGTGACACATGTAATAagcaatttaaactattcaaaataaaataaaataaacgtTAGACTAAACCAACCGGAGGGAGTATACCGTCCGAAAAAGTTTGGCCCTCGAATGGATGTACTGTATCTAGTATCAAGTTAgtgttagatacattcatttgaaggACAAGTTTGAGACAAGCTTTTTCGGATGAATGGAGTagatttttactaattcaaaatttGCTCTATATGGACGGTCGGATCACATGAATGGTGTTACCAGATTTCTTTGGATTGTTTCTTCATGCCTTCAAGAGCACATAATTTACAACATCCACAACTTCTTGCCTAAGAGGGATTGAATCATAATTCCAGCTTTTTCCATGTGTTATATCCAAATAGACTTTTGGATAATATTCACATTTTCTGGTTCTTTTGTGCTTGTACTTTTTTTTCAAATCTGAGTATCTTTTCCTCTTTGTATTTTTATTTAGTTCTATGATTCAAACATGCTATGGATAATACAGAAATTGAAATGGATCTGGTGAAATCCCTGGATGCCATTCAAACTTCTAGTGTTCTAAACAAGAGGAGAACAAAATGGTGAAACTTGGACACTTTCATATTTCAAGAAGACTAGAAGGTATGGGCATCTCCAAGAATCGTTAAAATGCCATCAAATATCCAAACCGAGCCATCCGGGCACTTTTAGGCCTTCAACGTGGATCATCAAAATCGGATCAGANNNNNNNNNNNNNNNNNNNNNNNNNNNNNNNNNNNNNNNNNNNNNNNNNNNNNNNNNNNNNNNNNNNNNNNNNNNNNNNNNNNNNNNNNNNNNNNNNNNNNNNNNNNNNNNNNNNNNNNNNNNNNNNNNNNNNNNNNNNNNNNNNNNNNNNNNNNNNNNNNNNNNNNNNNNNNNNNNNNNNNNNNNNNNNNNNNNNNNNNNNNNNNNNNNNNNNNNNNNNNNNNNNNNNNNNNNNNNNNNNNNNNNNNNNNNNNNNNNNNNNNNNNNNNNNNNNNNNNNNNNNNNNNNNNNNNNNNNNNNNNNNNNNNNNNNNNNNNNNNNNNNNNNNNNNNNNNNNNNNNNNNNNNNNNNNNNNNNNNNNNNNNNNNNNNNNNNNNNNNNNNNNNNNNNNNNNNNNNNNNNNNNNNNNNNNNNNNNNNNNNNNNNNNNNNNNNNNNNNNNNNNNNNNNNNNNNNNNNNNNNNNNNNNNNNNNNNNNNNNNNNNNNNNNNNNNNNNNNNNNNNNNNNNNNNNNNNNNNNNNNNNNNNNNNNNNNNNNNNNNNNNNNNNNNNNNNNNNNNNNNNNNNNNNNNNNNNNNNNNNNNNNNNNNNNNNNNNNNNNNNNNNNNAACTCTAGATGCCATGATGCTCGGTGGGCCTTCCGCCACTATAGCGGCGACGGATCCGACGTCGGAGGTGACGACAATGACGTGCTTGATGAGGGAGGTGCCGATGGCACTATAGGCATGGCCTACAAGGTCAACTTCCGCTGCCATGCCTAGTTTACTTTATGCTACTTTTAAGTTCGTTTTGAACTTGTTAAATTTTATCCGGTTTGCACGTAATATATTGAAATGTTGGCCATCAGGGTTGGAAAGGCCCAAAGACTCCTAAAAAAACTGGCAGGTAAGACAAGCGGAGAAGAAAACGGTCAAGGACGGAGGGAGCGGGAGAAGAAACATTTGAAAACGCCATAACCATTGATTTCACAGCTATAGAGTAGCAACACGTAGAGGGTAGAAACGCACCGCAccgcgacacacacacaccctGCAACCTGCCAAGCCATGCCAATTCTACTCGTGATCAACTGACACCACAGTTTGAGCATACCGAGCAACCAGCGGCAAATGCAAGGCGACACCATTAACATAGGAGTACTTCCAATTTAGGACACTAAGCGAAACGGATTCGGATCATTACAACGACGAAATAAGTACTTTGTAGTAGGATCATTAGTCCTAACTAAGTCCGATCGGCTTCTTTTGAcgccggcgacggcgccggcgacggcgaggtcggggttgtCAGCACCGCCACGCCGAGACCGACACGAGCTCGGCGCGCTGCCAGTAGAGGCAGAGCGATCCCGGGGCGCGCTTCTCGACGCGGAACCCCCGGACGGGCACCTTGTGCAGCAGCGACTCGGCCTGCGACTCCGCGAACGTGCTGGCCTGCACCGGCGTGAACCCGGCCGACGCGAACACGGCCCGCCACGGCAGCGGCGCCTTCTCGATGGACGCGCGGTGGCGCCCGACCACGCATTGCTCCACGGCCGGCTGGACCAGGAACCGCTCGATCTTGCCGGCCGTGTCGGGGTCGGTGCCCACGGCGTCCACGGACTCGAGGAGGAAGACGGTGGACTGGAACGCCTGGAACAGGTGCGCGGCGAAGGGCAGCTCCGTGCGGTCGCACCCGCGGTCCACGGACACGACCACCTTGGCGCCGAGGCTCTTCACGAGGCGGAGGACGGCGGGCATTGCGGCCGCGTGTGCTGCGCCGACGGGCAGGTGGACGGCGAGCGCGTCCCCGCCGGCGATGGCCACCAGGTCCGCGGGGTCGAGGGTGTCGATGTTGAATACGGTGAACTGGAAGAACACGCCGAGCTCGGCGGCGAAGCTTGAGAGGTTCTCGTGGATGAGCTGCAGCTCGAGCGGGTGGTGCGACGCCGGCGAGACCAATGCGGTGACCTTGAGCGCCGTCGCCGGGCGGCGCTGCGCGAGCTCCTGCATCAGCGACGCCCACTGCTCGCCCATGCCGatgtcgaagtcgagcacgtggatgCAGCCTGCGCCGCGGAGCCCGTCGAGCACCGCCTGGACGCAGGTGAGGTGCGCGAACTGGAGCACCGGGGAGACCTCGGAGAAGGCCTTGTACGCGCCGAGCTTGAGGACCACGTCGTAGGGCGTGGACGCCGGCGGCGCGGGCGTCTCTCCGTTGGGGGAGAGCGCGAGGCGCAAAGCCTCCTTGAAGTAGAAGGCAGAGCGGAGGAGTGGCGTCCCGGCCGCGGGGGCGGCGGGGAGCCGATAATTGAGCCGCGCCAATATCTCGCGTGCGCCGAAGGCGTCGCCCGCCTCGGCAAACTTGGCAGCCTCGGCGAGCTGGTCCACCGTGGCGGCCGCCTCGTCGTTCGCCGTCCCCGCCTTGGGCTTGAGGGCGGGGAAGAACCCGCCCGCCGGAGCGAGATGCCCCTGGAAAGCAGGCAGCTTCGGCGCCGGCGCGCCTGCCA
Proteins encoded in this window:
- the LOC123051684 gene encoding scarecrow-like protein 6, yielding MRGMPFAGEGHAGRLQQQPKLSAGFWAEPTSVLDRRHSPSPSPPSEASALSSSEVASLAPGGDAKNVSPPPQQHQAWPPGEDAAAGVKEEWAHQLAPLDMAMGLGAGEGWDGTAPPGLAGPDSTFLRWIIGGGEDASAGMAGVMDPPALELDHATSMMSPPTASLGPSLSPFAPAMEEDAKGAPFGHAPSYLLHQHQHHPQPHAAFFGAHPSFESAPPPPKRHHPMAGAPAPKLPAFQGHLAPAGGFFPALKPKAGTANDEAAATVDQLAEAAKFAEAGDAFGAREILARLNYRLPAAPAAGTPLLRSAFYFKEALRLALSPNGETPAPPASTPYDVVLKLGAYKAFSEVSPVLQFAHLTCVQAVLDGLRGAGCIHVLDFDIGMGEQWASLMQELAQRRPATALKVTALVSPASHHPLELQLIHENLSSFAAELGVFFQFTVFNIDTLDPADLVAIAGGDALAVHLPVGAAHAAAMPAVLRLVKSLGAKVVVSVDRGCDRTELPFAAHLFQAFQSTVFLLESVDAVGTDPDTAGKIERFLVQPAVEQCVVGRHRASIEKAPLPWRAVFASAGFTPVQASTFAESQAESLLHKVPVRGFRVEKRAPGSLCLYWQRAELVSVSAWRC